CACCCAGAAATTTCTGATGAGATAGTAGCAGCGATAAAAGGCTCAATGGGGATCGATCACCTAATAAGCAGCGGCGCAAAAGACGAAGACGACGACACAAACGAAGCAGGAGATGAATAATGGTATTTATTGAAGATGTAGAAGCTCACGAGGTTTTAGACAGTAGAGGCAACCCAACAGTTCGTGCGACAGTTAGACTAAGCGACGGAACCGAGGCAAGCGCGATCGTACCAAGTGGCGCAAGCACAGGTAAGCGTGAAGCACTCGAGCTTCGTGACAAAGACGAGAGATATGCTGGCAAAGGCGTTTTAAAAGCCGTTTCAAATGTAAATGAAAAGATCGCAGAGGCTATTATCGGCCTTGATGCCTACAATCAAAAAGCAGTCGATGAAGAGATGCTTGAGCTTGATAGCACACACAACTACTCAAATTTAGGCGCAAACGCAGTTCTTGGAGTATCTATGGCAGTGGCTCGCGCAGCTGCAAAGAGCCTAAATATCCCACTCTACCGCTACCTTGGCGGTGCAAACGCTAGTATCTTGCCGGTGCCGATGTTTAACATCATAAACGGCGGCGCGCACGCAAACAACAGCGTTGATTTTCAAGAATTTATGATCATGCCATTTGGCTTTAGCACATTTAGCGACGCGCTAAGGGCTGCAACTGAAATTTACCACAAGCTAAAATCTATCCTAAACGCCGCAGGACACAGCACGGCTGTCGGCGACGAGGGCGGCTTTGCTCCAAATTTAAAAGACAACGAAGAGCCACTAAAGCTCATCTCACAAGCTGTAAAAGAGGCTGGATATGAGCTAGGCAGCCAGATAAAGCTAGCCCTTGACGTCGCTTCAAGTGAGCTTTACAAAGACGGCAAATACGAGCTTGAAGGCAAGAAATTTAGCAGCGACGAGCTCATTAGCTACTACGAAAAACTTTGTGAAAAATATCCGATATTTTCTATCGAAGATGGCCTTAGCGAGGATGACTGGAGTGGTTGGGCTGAGCTTACAAAAAGGCTTGGCAGCAAAGTGCAGCTAGTAGGCGACGATCTTTTTGTCACAAATGAGAAAATTTTACGCGAAGGTATCGAGAAAAAGATCGCAAATGCAATATTAATTAAGCCAAATCAAATAGGCTCAGTCACACAAACCATGCAAACTGTCCGCCTTGCTCAAAGAAACGGATATCGCTGCATAATGAGCCACAGAAGCGGTGAGAGCGAAGATGCATTCATCGCTGACTTTGCAGTCGCACTAAATACTGGCGAGATAAAGACAGGTGCCACTTCAAGAAGCGAGCGCAACGCGAAATATAACCGCTTGCTCGAGATCGAGCTTGAGGCTGGAGAGTTTTTGGGGGATAATATTTGAGCGAAATTTTAGACGAATATGGCAACACCGATGGCATATTTCATAAAATTTTAAAATACATTAGACCGACATTACGCTACGTCATAGCCACCATTTGTGTGGCTATGTTTGCTTTTTATGTAGGCAATATGATGTTTGGCAAACGCTCACTTGATGTTATGTTAAGCCTTCAGAGCAAAAAAGAGAGGCTTAGCGAGGACGTGGAAATTTTAAAAAAAATGAACGCGCGTCTACAAAAAGATTATTTTGAATTACAAGGCCTTGAGCCAGACTTTAATAAAAAGTAGGAATGATGAAAAAATTTTGGTTAGTTTTATCTATATTTGCAGCAAGCGTCTTTGCTAGAGAGAACCCATTTATGCCTATTAGCGAGCTAAATACAAGCGTTATGACAACAAATATCATAGAAAAATTTGATAGCTTTGATTCTCTTTCGTTTAAATTTCCAAGCGATGCGGCACTCTTACTAGATGTCACCATAAGATATAGAGCAAATGACGGTACCATAAAGGAAAAAAGACTAGCCGATATAAATAAAACTATCGATTACAGCGATGAATTTGCTTTAAATAAGGTAAAAAATCCAGAACCAGTCGTGGCAAAAAAGCTAGATGTTTCGGTCACAATGGCAAATATGCCTAGCCAAAAAGTAAGCACTCCCGTGATAATAGAAAAAAATGAAACTAAAATTTCAAATAAAGATAGAAACAAAACTTCAGATATGCCAACTCCAAATGTTGTAGTGATCGATCTTAGCACAGACAAAACAAAAGAAACTACCATAAAGCCTGAACACAAGGTAGTCGAGATAAAGATCGAGCCTAGTGCAAAGCCAGTTGATAGTGTAAAAAATGGAAAAGATGTTAAATTT
This is a stretch of genomic DNA from Campylobacter concisus. It encodes these proteins:
- a CDS encoding AMIN domain-containing protein produces the protein MKKFWLVLSIFAASVFARENPFMPISELNTSVMTTNIIEKFDSFDSLSFKFPSDAALLLDVTIRYRANDGTIKEKRLADINKTIDYSDEFALNKVKNPEPVVAKKLDVSVTMANMPSQKVSTPVIIEKNETKISNKDRNKTSDMPTPNVVVIDLSTDKTKETTIKPEHKVVEIKIEPSAKPVDSVKNGKDVKFLGFISFLANDKELKIATKAKNLKHFAYEKNKIVLDFARPPRSFKTKSLKLENEYFKNVIIGWHDRYFRVVLELDKMHKYKLEATENGYALKLL
- the eno gene encoding phosphopyruvate hydratase — encoded protein: MVFIEDVEAHEVLDSRGNPTVRATVRLSDGTEASAIVPSGASTGKREALELRDKDERYAGKGVLKAVSNVNEKIAEAIIGLDAYNQKAVDEEMLELDSTHNYSNLGANAVLGVSMAVARAAAKSLNIPLYRYLGGANASILPVPMFNIINGGAHANNSVDFQEFMIMPFGFSTFSDALRAATEIYHKLKSILNAAGHSTAVGDEGGFAPNLKDNEEPLKLISQAVKEAGYELGSQIKLALDVASSELYKDGKYELEGKKFSSDELISYYEKLCEKYPIFSIEDGLSEDDWSGWAELTKRLGSKVQLVGDDLFVTNEKILREGIEKKIANAILIKPNQIGSVTQTMQTVRLAQRNGYRCIMSHRSGESEDAFIADFAVALNTGEIKTGATSRSERNAKYNRLLEIELEAGEFLGDNI